One window of Branchiostoma lanceolatum isolate klBraLanc5 chromosome 6, klBraLanc5.hap2, whole genome shotgun sequence genomic DNA carries:
- the LOC136437352 gene encoding NEDD4 family-interacting protein 1-like produces the protein MDRGTRYQPLTNEEESEVTMEMSRPLTVALVVPPPSPAETQPGTPEESDHEEDRLDASAQPAPPPYSEVAAKLPTYEEATKITDSNGQVTETLSSDDESVSGTARDMTVGNDSIFFLSFVFAFLFNWIGFLMAYCLSSSAAGRLGALSGFGLSLVKWILIFKHSQCCTDIVDSQTWLWWILIVLGVMICLQGLFNYVRVRRQAIQGNNRHYLFFYY, from the exons ATGGACAGGGGAACAAGGTATCAGCCG CTGACCAATGAGGAGGAGTCTGAGGTTACTATGGAGATGTCCAGACCTCTAACAGTCGCCCTGGTCGTCCCTCCTCCTTCACCTGCTGAGACACAGCCAGGCACACCTGAGGAGTCAG ACCATGAAGAAGACAGACTAGATGCCAGTGCCCAGCCTGCCCCGCCCCCCTACTCTGAGGTGGCGGCCAAGCTGCCCACCTACGAGGAGGCCACCAAGATCACAGACAGT AATGGGCAAGTGACAGAGACACTCAGCAGTGATGATGAGTCGGTCAGCGGCACAGCCAGAGACATGACCGTCGGCAATGACTCCATCTTCTTCCTGTCCTTTGTCT TTGCGTTCCTGTTTAACTGGATCGGGTTCCTGATGGCATACTGTCTCAGCTCCAGTGCTGCAGGACGACTTGGGGCCCTGTCAGGCTTTGGCTTGTCACTGGTCAAGTGGATTCTTATCTTCAAG CATTCACAATGCTGCACAGATATTGTGGACAGCCAGACTTGGCTATGGTGGATCCTCATTGTGTTGG GTGTAATGATATGTCTCCAAGGCCTCTTCAACTACGTGCGTGTCCGCCGGCAAGCCATACAGGGCAACAACCGACACTACTTGTTCTTCTACTACTGA